The DNA sequence CGTCGATCGGATCATTCGCGCGGTCGAGCAGCAGCCGCACCAGCTTCGCCTCGCCCAGCCGTTTTTCTTAAATGAGTGGCCGACGGCGGTGGAAATGGTGGAAAAATACGTATACTTGTCGCAGCAACCGGTGCAAAATGCGGAAATGGCCGCGGCGCTGCAACAAACGGAGCGGTTGCTTGGCGAGCTGACCGAAGCGGCGGAGCGGCAGCTGCTCGAAGTGTTATCAAACGACGTTTGGTCGCTGCACACCGGAGCAAAAATGCTTGAGCAGTCGTTGCATCAATCATCGGCCCGGCTTCATTTGCCGTTGTCAAAGAAAGGAGAATGACGGTGGACGAACGGAATCATGAGATGGAGTCACTCGAACAGCTTCATGAACGGAAACGGACAAGCATACTTGACGATCTGCTGGCCCAGCCGTTTTCCCCGCCGGCCGCCCCCCAGCTTGAAGAAGGGGAAACGACGGCTAACGCACTCGATGCGCTCAAACCGGAGCATCGGGAAAAAGCATTGGCGCTGGCCCGACAAATCGATCCGGCCAACCACCAGGCCATTTTGCAATACGGGGTGGCGGCGCAAGCTGAGCTGTCCAAGTTTTCCCATGCGATTTTGCATCATGTGCAGACGAAAGACGCCGGTCCGGTCGGTGAAGTGATCAGCGAGCTGATGGCGAAAATTAAGGAAGTCAATCCCGATGATTTAATGACGGCGAAAAAAGGGTTTTTGTCCCGCTTGTTTGGCACAGTGGCCAAGCCGCTGCAAGGGATGGTGGCGAAATATCAAAAAATCGGCGTTGAAATCGACAAAATCGCCGACCAGCTGGAAAAACACCGGCATTTGTTGTTTCGCGACATCATGATGCTCGAGACGCTTTACGAGAAAAATAAAGAGTATTTTGAGGCGCTCAATATTTATATTGCGGCCGCGGAATACAAGCTGGAGGAGCTGCGGACGAAAACGATCCCGGAAAAGCAAGCGGCCGCCGAGCGCTCCGGCGACCAAATGGCTTGGCAAGAGGTGCAAGATTTGCGCCAGTTTGCCGACCGGCTGGAAAAGCGGGTGCACGACTTAAAGCTCAGCCGGCAAGTGACGATCCAGACCGCGCCGCAAATCCGCATGATTCAGCATATGAACGAGACGCTCGTCGAGCGCATCCAGTCATCGATTTTAAACGCGATTCCGCTTTGGAAAAACCAAGTCGTCATCGCGTTGACGCTGTTTCGACAACAAAAAGCGGCGGAGGCGCAAAAACAAGTTGCTGAAACGACGAATGAGCTGCTGTTGCGCAACTCCGAGCTGTTAAAAACGAACAGCATCGCAATTGCCAAGGAAAATGAGCGCGGCTTGGTCGACATCGAAACGCTGAAGCGGACGCAAGAAAACTTGATCGCCACGCTTGAGGAGACGTTGAAAATTCAAGCGGAAGGCCGTTTGAAACGGCAGCAGGCCGAACGCGAACTGGCGGCCATGGAAGCGGAACTGAAACAGACGCTTCTGTCTTTGAAGCGGCCGGAGCGTTAGGGGATCGCTTGCCCGCGGCTCGGCGCATAGAAAAGGGTGCCTGCCACGAAATGGGCACCCTTTTCGTCGTTTTGCGCGGCCGCTTGTTTCGGCCGCAGGCGGTTGTGCAGCCAAGAGCCGCCGTTCGATGGCGTTTTGCGCTAGGCGGCCTCCTCGCCTACAAAATCGGGGGGTTGGGCGGTTCTTGCTTCGGCCGGTCTTCGTCGTCCACCCGTTCGTCTTCGCGGCCATCGGGGCGGGTGGTGCGGATGTCAAACTCTTCCGCCGCTTCCGTCTGCCACTGGCGGCCGATCAGCGGCACCCCTTCCTCGCCATGTTGGCCGATGACAAAACGCAACACATAGCCATGGAACAACAGCTCCCCTAATGCGGCAAGCAAGGCCGAGAAAAAGGCCGCATTGATCATAGTGCCCCCTGCACCGTCATAAAACGCGCCAACGCCGATCCAAGTAGCGACAAACACTAGGCCGAAATCGGCGATCGTCGCCGAGACGTTGCCGAGGCGCGGCAAGACATACAAATCGCCGAGCGCGTAGGCGACTAGCGTCAGCCAAAGGCTGAACCATAATAGTTCCGCGGACGATATGCGCAAAAACAACGGCAAAATGGCGAACATCACGGTAGCCGTCAGCAAATACTTCAGCGCCAATGCGAGCAAATGTCTCATCTTTGCGCCGCCGCCTTCACTCTGCAGGGGAGTTCGGGCCCTCTAATTTTTTATCTCCGTACCCCGGTTGCTTTTCCATATTTTTTGCCGGCTGTTGTTTTTTTCGTTGCTGCTCCAAGCTGTCGTTTTGTTGTGGCTGTCTCATTGGCCATCATCCTCTCTTTTGGTTGTTTACCGTTAGTTTGCCGCATTTGTCTTGATATATACATGATGTATACATGTATTATCCATAAACTTCCTCTTTTTATTTTTCATCCCTGTTTCACATTAATATAATGAACGATGTGAACAGGGAGGAAAGCGAATGGCAGAGAACAAACAATCGCTTGAGGTGGCCGGGCGCCAGTATGATCCGTCTGATTACAAGTCAGCCGCGGCTCTCGGCGCCGGGTTGGCCGAGACGCATGAACAAGTAAGCGACGTCTACGCGGAAGGGACGATCGAGGCGGCGGTCGAGCAAGAAAACGCGCCAGACATTCCCCTGTCCCCGCCGGAGTAAAAGCCGAAACGCCAAGGATTCGCTCTTTGGCGTTTCCGCTGATGGCTAAGGCTGTCCATCGGTGAGAAATGAAAGGGTAAAAGGAAAGAAAAACAGTTCGTACTTTCCCCCATCGTCGTCTATACTAGTAGTGCGCACGGCGATTCACCGATATAAGGGGGATGATCATCGTGAGATGGCAGCGGGCTTTATTGGCGTTGCTCAAAGAGCGGAAAGACCATTCCATCGCGTTGGCGATCGACACATCAAACCGTCCGGAGCGGCCAATGCTCATTCAAAACATTGTGAAGCTGTTTGAAAAGCTGCGCCCGGACACGCTGCTCGTCCAAGCGGATTTTAAAATTCGCGATGTCTCTCCGGTTGGCGTGGCGACGATTAAATATTTCAAGCACGGGAAATCGTCGTACACCGAAGTGCTGGAATGGGCCGCTGCGCAAAAAATCGATACGTTGTTTTACATCACCGATGTAACCGGCTATTTTTATGAAGAACTCGAAGTCAACTATGAAGTGTTTTGGCTTGTGCCGGACGATTATATGCCGCGCGTGCCGTTTGGCAAGCCCATTCGTGTGGCGTAACACTGTGAGGAATGCCCCTCGTGATGAGAGGCATTCTTTTTTTGTTAAGAAATTTAAC is a window from the Geobacillus stearothermophilus ATCC 12980 genome containing:
- a CDS encoding 5-bromo-4-chloroindolyl phosphate hydrolysis family protein, whose amino-acid sequence is MKQLLRTIWRWFVSWNIGIIVAVTVFIAADFHVLPSLLSGMGAMWGVSAVMKRRHRRLAADVPTEEQAYVRSQLGEARALWKRLRRARYRLRSVAMWQTVSRLSAIVDRIIRAVEQQPHQLRLAQPFFLNEWPTAVEMVEKYVYLSQQPVQNAEMAAALQQTERLLGELTEAAERQLLEVLSNDVWSLHTGAKMLEQSLHQSSARLHLPLSKKGE
- a CDS encoding toxic anion resistance protein, yielding MTVDERNHEMESLEQLHERKRTSILDDLLAQPFSPPAAPQLEEGETTANALDALKPEHREKALALARQIDPANHQAILQYGVAAQAELSKFSHAILHHVQTKDAGPVGEVISELMAKIKEVNPDDLMTAKKGFLSRLFGTVAKPLQGMVAKYQKIGVEIDKIADQLEKHRHLLFRDIMMLETLYEKNKEYFEALNIYIAAAEYKLEELRTKTIPEKQAAAERSGDQMAWQEVQDLRQFADRLEKRVHDLKLSRQVTIQTAPQIRMIQHMNETLVERIQSSILNAIPLWKNQVVIALTLFRQQKAAEAQKQVAETTNELLLRNSELLKTNSIAIAKENERGLVDIETLKRTQENLIATLEETLKIQAEGRLKRQQAERELAAMEAELKQTLLSLKRPER
- a CDS encoding YndM family protein, translated to MRHLLALALKYLLTATVMFAILPLFLRISSAELLWFSLWLTLVAYALGDLYVLPRLGNVSATIADFGLVFVATWIGVGAFYDGAGGTMINAAFFSALLAALGELLFHGYVLRFVIGQHGEEGVPLIGRQWQTEAAEEFDIRTTRPDGREDERVDDEDRPKQEPPNPPIL
- a CDS encoding YozQ family protein, which translates into the protein MAENKQSLEVAGRQYDPSDYKSAAALGAGLAETHEQVSDVYAEGTIEAAVEQENAPDIPLSPPE
- a CDS encoding VWA-like domain-containing protein, which encodes MRWQRALLALLKERKDHSIALAIDTSNRPERPMLIQNIVKLFEKLRPDTLLVQADFKIRDVSPVGVATIKYFKHGKSSYTEVLEWAAAQKIDTLFYITDVTGYFYEELEVNYEVFWLVPDDYMPRVPFGKPIRVA